Proteins from a single region of Streptomyces spinoverrucosus:
- a CDS encoding HNH endonuclease, producing MPHVLVLNASYEPLGVVPLRRALVLVLENKAVCLEESGAYLHSATVTVPAPSVVRLKRFVRVPYRGPVPLTRRALFARDGGRCMYCGGVATSVDHVIPRSRGGKHVWDNVVASCRRCNHVKADRHLTEIGWRLRHKPAPPTGLAWRIIGTGHRDPRWLPYLQPYGADDALARIDGISA from the coding sequence GTGCCGCATGTCCTGGTCCTCAACGCGTCGTACGAGCCGCTCGGCGTCGTACCGCTCCGCCGCGCGCTCGTCCTCGTCCTCGAGAACAAGGCCGTATGCCTCGAGGAGTCCGGCGCCTATCTGCACAGCGCGACCGTCACAGTCCCCGCACCCAGCGTGGTCCGGCTCAAGCGATTCGTCCGGGTTCCCTATCGGGGACCCGTTCCACTGACCCGCCGCGCGCTCTTCGCCCGCGACGGGGGCCGGTGCATGTACTGCGGTGGCGTCGCAACCAGCGTCGACCACGTCATCCCGCGCTCGCGCGGGGGCAAGCACGTCTGGGACAACGTGGTGGCCTCGTGCCGCCGCTGCAACCACGTCAAGGCCGACCGCCACCTCACCGAGATCGGCTGGCGGCTGCGACACAAACCCGCCCCACCCACCGGCCTGGCCTGGCGCATCATCGGGACCGGCCATAGGGACCCGCGCTGGCTGCCGTACTTGCAGCCGTACGGCGCGGACGACGCCTTGGCCCGGATCGACGGCATTTCCGCCTGA
- a CDS encoding CaiB/BaiF CoA transferase family protein, whose protein sequence is MTDMADTSAGPLEGVRVIDLSTVVMGPYAAQILGDLGADVIKIESPADTVRVGQYRTTPGMTPLNLNVNRNKRSVSLNLKEETDRERALKLIDTADVLITNMRPGALHRLGLSYEDVADRNPGLVYAHAQGFRSDSDRAGNAAYDETVQAASGLVDIADRALGEPVYLPTIIGDKVSALTIAYSVLAALLHRDRTGRGQLVEIPMTDTLIAFNLVEHLAGHTHEPELGPTGFLLSMTKGHKAVRTKDGLACVMPYNPQNFRDFFTAAGRPDLAEDPRVNGDAIDGADLESLNALTDACAPALTTAEWTEVCAKHSIPMAPVLELDRAHEDAYVQGGHLLDTVEHPTEGTVRTIGIPVRFSATPGSIRRLAPVAGQHTEEVLTELDAAR, encoded by the coding sequence ATGACGGACATGGCGGACACCAGCGCCGGCCCTCTGGAAGGCGTGCGCGTGATCGACCTCTCGACCGTGGTGATGGGTCCCTACGCGGCACAGATCCTCGGAGACCTGGGCGCCGATGTGATCAAGATCGAGTCGCCCGCCGACACCGTACGCGTCGGCCAGTACCGCACCACGCCGGGCATGACCCCGCTGAACCTCAACGTCAACCGCAACAAGCGCAGCGTGTCCCTGAACCTCAAGGAGGAGACGGACCGGGAGCGGGCCCTGAAGCTGATCGACACCGCGGACGTACTGATCACCAACATGCGCCCCGGCGCACTGCACCGCCTGGGCCTGTCCTACGAGGACGTCGCCGACCGCAACCCCGGGCTCGTCTACGCGCACGCACAAGGCTTCCGCAGCGACTCCGACCGGGCCGGCAACGCCGCCTACGACGAGACCGTGCAGGCCGCGTCCGGCCTGGTCGACATCGCCGACCGCGCACTGGGCGAGCCCGTCTACCTGCCCACCATCATCGGCGACAAGGTCTCCGCCCTGACCATCGCCTACAGCGTGCTCGCCGCACTGCTGCACCGGGACCGGACCGGCCGGGGCCAGCTCGTCGAGATTCCGATGACGGACACGCTGATCGCGTTCAACCTCGTCGAGCACCTGGCGGGCCACACCCACGAACCCGAGCTGGGCCCCACCGGCTTCCTGCTGTCGATGACGAAGGGGCACAAGGCGGTCCGCACCAAGGACGGCCTGGCCTGCGTCATGCCGTACAACCCGCAGAACTTCCGCGACTTCTTCACGGCCGCCGGACGCCCCGACCTCGCCGAGGACCCGCGCGTCAACGGGGACGCCATCGACGGCGCCGACCTGGAGTCCCTGAACGCGCTGACCGACGCCTGCGCTCCGGCGCTGACCACCGCCGAGTGGACCGAGGTGTGCGCCAAGCACAGCATCCCGATGGCCCCGGTGCTGGAACTGGACCGCGCGCACGAGGACGCGTACGTCCAGGGCGGCCACCTGCTCGACACCGTCGAGCACCCGACCGAGGGCACCGTCCGCACCATCGGCATCCCGGTGCGGTTCTCCGCGACGCCCGGCTCGATCCGCCGTCTGGCGCCGGTCGCGGGCCAGCACACCGAGGAAGTCCTCACCGAACTCGACGCCGCCCGCTGA
- a CDS encoding ABC transporter permease: MRADLRLAWLLTRGSDRREWWRVGLTVVGAGLATGFALAAVAIASVEGQYAIGFGNGLLNQPGERAGVVVALAMLLVPVLGFLGQCSRIGAVHRDRRLAGLRLAGAAPAQVRRIAALEAGLACLAGSVAATVASVVVVLGAWQRPPAVVWAGFAVAAVAVPALGALVSALALRRVIASPLGWVRRVRTARRPGRALLVAAAALAVLLLTAVTSDEGGLLGLAHGPLTVFFAVLLVGAGAIWLSGASARLTGAFLAARTGRPAVLIAAERLRDDPWAAARTHAAVLLVTIVGTGFMGVRHAMLAALGPEHQLAASRSFYTTGLDLTAAAIAVALLITLSALAVGTAESLATRRRGLAAQAAAGVPQAVLGRALLLETALPLAPAMLLAGVGGMVIGTGYAGLAGSGSLPWAALLVPAGVYGACLLAAATSLPLLRRSVRPGELRYA, from the coding sequence ATGCGGGCCGATCTGCGGCTCGCGTGGCTGCTCACCCGTGGTTCCGACCGGCGGGAGTGGTGGCGGGTCGGGCTCACCGTGGTCGGCGCGGGGCTGGCCACCGGGTTCGCGCTGGCCGCCGTCGCGATCGCGTCGGTGGAGGGGCAGTACGCCATCGGCTTCGGCAACGGCCTGCTGAACCAGCCCGGGGAACGGGCCGGGGTCGTCGTCGCGCTGGCGATGCTGCTGGTCCCCGTGCTCGGGTTCCTCGGGCAGTGCTCCCGGATCGGCGCCGTGCACCGGGACCGGAGGCTGGCCGGGCTGCGGCTCGCCGGTGCCGCACCGGCGCAGGTACGGCGGATCGCGGCGCTGGAGGCGGGGCTCGCCTGCCTGGCCGGGTCGGTGGCGGCGACGGTGGCCTCCGTCGTGGTCGTGCTGGGGGCGTGGCAGCGGCCGCCGGCCGTCGTCTGGGCGGGGTTCGCCGTGGCCGCGGTGGCCGTGCCGGCGCTGGGCGCGCTGGTGAGCGCGCTGGCGTTGCGCCGGGTGATCGCCTCGCCGCTGGGCTGGGTGCGCCGGGTGCGGACCGCGCGGCGGCCGGGGCGGGCCCTTCTGGTGGCGGCCGCTGCGCTGGCCGTGCTGCTGCTCACCGCCGTGACCTCGGACGAGGGCGGTCTTCTCGGGCTGGCGCACGGGCCGCTGACGGTGTTCTTCGCGGTGCTGCTCGTCGGCGCGGGCGCGATCTGGCTGTCCGGTGCCTCGGCCCGGCTGACCGGCGCCTTCCTGGCCGCCCGGACCGGCCGGCCGGCGGTGCTGATCGCTGCGGAGCGGCTGCGCGACGACCCCTGGGCGGCGGCCCGTACGCATGCCGCCGTGCTGCTGGTGACGATCGTCGGCACGGGATTCATGGGCGTCCGGCACGCCATGCTGGCGGCGCTCGGCCCCGAGCACCAGCTGGCCGCGAGCCGCTCGTTCTACACCACCGGCCTCGACCTGACCGCCGCCGCGATCGCCGTCGCCCTGCTGATCACGCTGTCGGCGCTCGCCGTCGGCACCGCCGAGTCCCTCGCCACCCGGCGCCGCGGCCTGGCCGCGCAGGCCGCCGCCGGGGTGCCGCAGGCGGTGCTGGGCCGGGCACTGCTGCTGGAGACCGCCCTGCCGCTGGCGCCGGCGATGCTGCTGGCGGGCGTCGGCGGCATGGTCATCGGCACCGGGTACGCCGGGCTCGCCGGCAGCGGCTCCCTGCCGTGGGCGGCGCTGCTGGTACCGGCCGGGGTGTACGGCGCGTGCCTGCTGGCGGCGGCCACCTCACTGCCGCTGCTGCGCCGGTCGGTGCGGCCGGGGGAGCTGAGGTACGCGTAA
- a CDS encoding LysR family transcriptional regulator, with the protein MELLHLRYFVAVAQELNFSTAARKLHMAASPLSRRIKDLESELGHRLFDRDTHHVTLTAAGSALLPIARGVLEQCDSIQWRLDEAIRPQRTTLLLGVPSGIHPDLRERIDAFAERVGDRIEIKRWPGATERLIDAVCDGRLAMTLARLPVGGDPALEHVPVMSERLGAVVPLDRFSGRESVALAELAELSYVGPPPTMTNAYFRGLDQQLSDLGIKKRIKLNSAAFDGVSEIVSSGLAFSISMLDPRSPLQNYQMSNVTILPFSDFHPKMETGLFWRQDRAHGGDLEEVAATAREIFAEPLHF; encoded by the coding sequence GTGGAGCTTCTACACCTGCGCTATTTCGTCGCCGTCGCCCAGGAACTGAACTTCTCCACCGCGGCCCGCAAGCTGCACATGGCGGCGTCGCCGCTGAGCCGGCGCATCAAGGATCTCGAGAGCGAACTCGGACACCGGCTCTTCGACCGCGACACCCACCATGTGACGCTCACGGCGGCCGGCAGCGCGCTGCTGCCGATCGCGCGCGGTGTCCTGGAGCAGTGCGACTCCATCCAGTGGAGGCTGGACGAGGCGATCCGGCCGCAGCGGACCACGCTCCTGCTCGGCGTTCCCAGTGGCATCCATCCGGACCTGCGGGAACGTATCGATGCCTTCGCCGAGCGGGTCGGCGACCGGATCGAGATCAAACGCTGGCCGGGCGCCACCGAGCGTCTGATCGACGCGGTGTGCGACGGCAGACTGGCGATGACGCTGGCCCGGCTCCCGGTCGGCGGCGACCCGGCGCTGGAACATGTGCCGGTGATGTCGGAGCGGCTCGGTGCGGTCGTGCCCCTGGACCGGTTTTCGGGGCGGGAATCGGTCGCTTTGGCGGAACTGGCCGAGCTCTCGTACGTGGGTCCCCCACCGACGATGACCAACGCGTACTTCCGCGGTCTCGACCAGCAGCTGTCCGATCTGGGCATCAAGAAGCGCATCAAACTGAACAGCGCCGCCTTCGACGGAGTTTCCGAAATAGTGTCAAGCGGCCTGGCATTCTCCATCTCCATGCTGGATCCGAGAAGCCCTCTGCAGAATTACCAAATGAGCAACGTGACCATCCTCCCCTTCTCTGATTTCCACCCCAAAATGGAGACCGGGCTGTTCTGGCGCCAGGACCGCGCCCACGGCGGTGACCTGGAGGAAGTCGCTGCCACGGCTCGGGAGATATTTGCCGAACCACTTCATTTCTAA
- a CDS encoding mechanosensitive ion channel family protein, with protein MSSLPVLLAAGPSPSPSPSETAPSVPSLQDAQQSATNAAGWVEENWSTWLAIGLRVLLIVVIAAVLRVAVRRAITKLIERMNRTAQAVDGTAIGGLLVNVERRRQRSQAIGSVLRSVASFVILGTAALMILSTFQINLAPLLASAGVAGVAIGFGARNLVTDFLSGVFMILEDQYGVGDSIDVGVASGEVIEVGLRVTKLRGDNGEIWYVRNGEVKRVGNLSQGWATAGVDVTVRPSEDLDRVKAVLTEVGEAMSKEEPWNEMLWGPIEILGLDSVLLDSMVVRVSAKTMPGKSLTIERELRWRIKRRFDQEGIRIVGGLPLQQDGEPTTDPTAGMSAPSAFASTTSPQAVAASPIAPPTSTTK; from the coding sequence GTGTCGTCCTTGCCCGTCCTACTGGCCGCCGGACCGTCGCCGTCCCCGTCCCCGTCGGAGACGGCACCCTCCGTGCCCTCGCTGCAGGACGCCCAGCAGAGCGCGACGAACGCCGCGGGCTGGGTGGAGGAGAACTGGTCGACGTGGCTCGCGATCGGGCTGCGGGTGCTGCTGATCGTGGTGATCGCGGCGGTGCTGCGGGTGGCGGTGCGGCGGGCGATCACCAAGCTGATAGAGCGCATGAACCGCACCGCGCAGGCGGTGGACGGCACGGCGATCGGCGGCCTGCTGGTGAACGTGGAGCGCCGCCGTCAGCGCTCCCAGGCGATCGGGTCGGTGCTGCGCTCGGTGGCGAGCTTCGTCATCCTCGGCACGGCCGCCCTGATGATCCTGTCCACCTTCCAGATCAACCTCGCCCCGCTCCTCGCCTCCGCGGGTGTGGCGGGCGTGGCGATCGGTTTCGGCGCCCGCAACCTCGTCACGGACTTCCTGTCCGGCGTCTTCATGATCCTCGAGGACCAGTACGGCGTCGGCGACTCGATCGACGTCGGCGTCGCGTCCGGCGAGGTCATCGAGGTGGGCCTGCGCGTGACGAAGCTGCGCGGCGACAACGGCGAGATCTGGTACGTCCGCAACGGCGAGGTCAAGCGCGTCGGCAACCTCTCCCAGGGCTGGGCCACGGCCGGCGTCGACGTCACCGTGCGCCCCTCCGAGGACCTCGACCGCGTCAAGGCCGTGCTCACCGAGGTCGGCGAGGCGATGAGCAAGGAGGAGCCCTGGAACGAGATGCTCTGGGGCCCGATCGAGATCCTCGGCCTGGACAGCGTCCTGCTCGACTCGATGGTGGTCCGCGTCTCCGCCAAGACGATGCCGGGCAAGTCCCTCACGATCGAACGCGAACTGCGCTGGCGCATCAAGCGCCGCTTCGACCAGGAGGGCATCCGCATCGTCGGCGGCCTGCCCCTGCAGCAGGACGGTGAGCCGACGACCGACCCGACGGCGGGGATGTCGGCCCCGTCGGCGTTCGCGAGCACCACCTCTCCGCAGGCGGTCGCGGCGTCGCCGATCGCACCGCCGACGAGCACGACGAAGTAG
- a CDS encoding crotonase/enoyl-CoA hydratase family protein, with protein sequence MSTPVVRTERVGTTLLITLDRPQARNAVDAEVAIGLTGALDELEAAPALRAGVLTGAGGTFSAGMDLKAALRGVSPEIAGRGFGGLTEAEPAKPLIAAVEGFAMGGGFELALACDLIVAAEDARFGLPEVKRGLIAAGGGVIRLPKRIPYHLAMELLLTGEPVDGRRAGELGLANRVTAGGQAVAEALLLAERLAENAPLALAAVKRVVRAADGAPDSEAFAFQRGEMKTLMASADVTEGMTAFAERRPARWTGR encoded by the coding sequence ATGAGCACACCCGTAGTACGCACCGAACGGGTCGGCACCACCCTGCTGATCACCCTCGACCGCCCGCAGGCCCGCAACGCGGTCGACGCGGAGGTCGCCATCGGTCTGACCGGCGCACTGGACGAACTGGAGGCCGCTCCCGCGCTCCGGGCCGGTGTCCTGACCGGCGCGGGAGGCACGTTCAGCGCCGGCATGGACCTCAAGGCCGCGCTGCGCGGCGTGTCGCCCGAGATCGCGGGCCGTGGCTTCGGCGGCCTCACCGAGGCCGAGCCGGCCAAACCCCTGATCGCCGCCGTGGAGGGCTTCGCCATGGGCGGCGGCTTCGAACTGGCCCTGGCGTGCGACCTGATCGTGGCGGCCGAGGACGCCCGGTTCGGCCTGCCCGAGGTCAAGCGCGGGCTGATCGCCGCGGGCGGCGGCGTGATCCGGCTGCCCAAGCGCATCCCGTACCACCTGGCCATGGAGCTCCTGCTGACCGGCGAGCCCGTCGACGGCCGCCGCGCGGGCGAGTTGGGCCTGGCCAACCGGGTCACCGCGGGCGGCCAGGCCGTCGCCGAGGCGCTGCTGCTGGCCGAACGGCTCGCGGAGAACGCCCCGCTCGCGCTCGCGGCCGTCAAGCGCGTCGTCCGCGCCGCCGACGGGGCGCCCGACTCCGAAGCCTTCGCCTTCCAGCGCGGCGAGATGAAGACGCTGATGGCCTCCGCCGACGTCACCGAGGGCATGACCGCCTTCGCCGAGCGCCGCCCCGCGCGGTGGACGGGGCGGTGA